The proteins below are encoded in one region of Eulemur rufifrons isolate Redbay chromosome 2, OSU_ERuf_1, whole genome shotgun sequence:
- the DOHH gene encoding deoxyhypusine hydroxylase: MVTEQEVEAIGRTLVDPKQPLQTRFRALFTLRGLGGPGAISWISQAFSDDSALLKHELAYCLGQMQDARAIPVLVDVLRDTCQEPMVRHEAGEALGAIGNPEVLELLKEYSTDPVVEVAETCQLAVQRLEWLRQHRGDPVTGPYLSVDPAPPAEERDVGRLRAVLLDESQPLFERYRAMFALRNAGGQEAALALAEGLHCGSALFRHEVGYVLGQLQHEAAVPQLVAALARPAESPMVRHECAEALGAIARPSCLAALRAHAADPERVVRESCEVALDMYEHENAAAFQYADGLEQLRGAPC, encoded by the exons ATGGTGACGGAGCAGGAGGTGGAGGCCATAGGGAGGACACTGGTGGACCCCAAGCAGCCCCTGCAGACTCGCTTCCGGGCGCTGTTCACACTGCGTGGGCTCGGTGGCCCGGGCGCCATCTCCTGGATCAGCCAGGCCTTCAGCGACGATTCCGCCCTGCTCAAGCACGAGCTGGCGTACTGCCTGGGCCAGATGCAGGATGCCCGCGCCATCCCTGTGCTGGTGGACGTGCTGCGTGACACTTGCCAGGAGCCCATGGTGCGCCACGAGGCAG GAGAGGCCCTTGGAGCCATCGGGAACCCGGAAGTCCTGGAGCTGCTGAAGGAATATTCCACGGACCCCGTCGTCGAG GTGGCCGAGACCTGCCAGCTGGCCGTCCAGCGGCTGGAGTGGCTGCGGCAGCACCGTGGGGACCCGGTGACAGGGCCCTACCTCTCAGTGGACCCAGCCCCGCCAGCCGAGGAGCGCGACGTGGGGCGTCTGCGGGCCGTGCTGCTGGACGAGTCCCAGCCGCTGTTCGAGCGCTACCGCGCCATGTTCGCGCTGCGCAATGCTGGGGGCCAGGAGGCCGCGCTGGCGCTGGCTGAAG GCCTGCACTGTGGCAGCGCCCTCTTCCGCCACGAGGTCGGCTACGTCCTGGGCCAGCTGCAGCACGAGGCCGCCGTGCCCCAGCTGGTGGCCGCCCTGGCCCGCCCTGCCGAGAGCCCCATGGTGCGGCATGAGTGCGCTGAGGCCCTGGGCGCCATCGCCCGGCCCTCCTGCCTGGCCGCGCTGCGGGCCCACGCGGCTGACCCTGAGCGCGTGGTGCGAGAGAGCTGCGAGGTGGCCCTGGACATGTACGAGCACGAGAACGCGGCGGCCTTCCAGTACGCCGACGGGCTGGAGCAGCTGCGCGGCGCCCCCTGCTAG
- the TLE6 gene encoding transducin-like enhancer protein 6 isoform X3 has translation MTSMDQTSPTTLKGTSRHPGISTSKSSPAPSSQGLLNLMEQFSRCPPHLAAKLESICYSLQRVQEDLEGHHKQIGNILQMVESCGEHQESPSTGVAQIPPAEPTPPDTAPHLEAKTPQEWNFREVLATRSSDWLWWPFGAGAEQETRLSWDRQPRFWQDILTERLWQIFAGVHNETKDLARDMTEQAPGLESEGPGSCESEAEPGTEEASSHHAPGLPKTAARPPEGSPEESSSWGVAQEPAGRPCSLLKPISWDPEDFEDTWKRPDTLPGQSRRLAVPYKLEMMRTLEHGESVLAVAVSSFTRHVFTCSRGGVKVWSLTGQVAKDRFPETHLPVQTPGAYLRACLLSSNSRTLLTGGCNLAGVSVWDLAAPSLHVKDELPCGGLTCQALAANPDDNLAFSGFSSGTVRIWDLRDHSVVRDLTGYPNGAKSIVVKDHNIWTGGLDGFLRCWDQRMVKKPLEYRFESQIMSLSHSPQEDWVLLGMANGQQWLQDTHGGQTHMVGSSGGTILGLKFSPFGQWWVSVGMDDVSIHSMPVGTMVFQVPETSSVMCCDVSSNNRLVVTGSGDHASVYQVTY, from the exons ATGACCTCTATGGACCAGACCAGCCCGACTACCCTTAAAGGAACTTCG CGTCATCCTGGGATTTCTACCTCCAAGAGCTCCCCGGCCCCGAGTTCCCAGGGCCTCCTAAACCTGATGGAACAGTTCTCCAG GTGTCCCCCACATTTGGCTGCAAAGTTGGAGAGCATTTGTTACTCG CTGCAGAGGGTGCAGGAGGATCTTGAAGGCCACCACAAGCAG ATAGGCAACATCTTACAGATGGTGGAGAGCTGTGGCGAGCACCAGGAGTCCCCGTCCACGGGG GTGGCCCAGATCCCACCTGCTGAGCCCACCCCGCCTGACACTGCCCCGCACCTGGAGGCCAAGACCCCGCAGGAGTGGAACTTCAGAGAGGTCCTGGCCACGAGGTCATCCGACTGGCTCTGGTGGCCCTTCGGAGCAGGAGCCGAGCAGGAGACTCGGCTGTCCTGGGACCGTCAACCCCGGTTTTGGCAAGATATTCTGACCGAGCGACTCTGGCAGATTTTTGCTGGTGTCCACAATGAGACCAAAGACCTGGCCCGTGACA TGACAGAGCAGGCGCCAGGGCTG GAAAGCGAGGGCCCGGGTTCATGTGAGTCGGAAGCAGAGCCGGGTACAGAAGAGGCCTCGAGTCACCACG CTCCTGGCCTGCCCAAGACCGCCGCTAGGCCCCCTGAGGGCTCCCCAGAGGAGAGCAGCAGCTGGGGTGTGGCCCAG gagCCTGCTGGGAGACCCTGTTCCCTTCTGAAGCCCAT aTCCTGGGATCCAGAGGACTTCGAGGACACATGGAAGAGGCCAGACACCTTGCCCGGGCAATCCAGGCGGCTGGCTGTGCCGTACAAGCTGGAGATGATGCGGACGCTGGAACACGGGGAGTCCGTGCTCGCTGTGGCCGTCAGCAGCTTCACGCGGCACGTGTTTACCTGCAGCAGGGGCGGCGTCAAGGTGTGGAGCCTGACTGGCCAGGTGGCCAAGGACAGGTTCCCCGAGACCCACCTGCCTGTACAG ACCCCAGGGGCCTACCTGCGCGCCTGCCTGCTCTCGTCCAACAGCAGGACGCTGCTCACGGGCGGCTGCAACCTGGCCGGCGTGAGCGTGTGGGACCTGGCGGCGCCCTCCCTGCACGTGAAGGACGAGCTGCCCTGTGGGGGTCTCACCTGCCAGGCCCTGGCTGCCAACCCCGATGACAACCTGGCCTTCAGCGGCTTCAGCAGTGGCACAGTCAGGATCTGGGACCTGCGGGATCACAGCGTGGTCAG GGACTTGACGGGCTACCCGAACGGTGCCAAGAGCATCGTGGTCAAAGACCACAACATCTGGACGGGGGGGCTGGACGGCTTTCTGCGGTGCTGGGACCAGCGGATGGTGAAGAAGCCCCTGGAGTACAGATTCGAGTCTCAG ATAATGAGCCTGTCTCACAGCCCCCAGGAAGACTGGGTGCTACTGGGCATGGCCAACGGGCAGCAGTGGCTTCAGGACACCCACGGGGGCCAGACACACATGGTGGGGTCCAGTGGTGGCACCATCTTGGGTCTCAAGTTTTCCCCTTTTG GCCAATGGTGGGTGAGTGTCGGCATGGACGACGTCAGCATCCACAGCATGCCCGTGGGCACGATGGTGTTCCAG gtaCCCGAGACCTCCTCCGTGATGTGTTGCGACGTGTCTTCCAACAACCGCCTGGTCGTCACGGGCTCCGGGGACCATGCCTCAGTGTACCAGGTCACCTACTGA
- the TLE6 gene encoding transducin-like enhancer protein 6 isoform X2, whose amino-acid sequence MTSMDQTSPTTLKGTSRHPGISTSKSSPAPSSQGLLNLMEQFSRCPPHLAAKLESICYSLQRVQEDLEGHHKQIGNILQMVESCGEHQESPSTGVAQIPPAEPTPPDTAPHLEAKTPQEWNFREVLATRSSDWLWWPFGAGAEQETRLSWDRQPRFWQDILTERLWQIFAGVHNETKDLARDMTEQAPGLESEGPGSCESEAEPGTEEASSHHAPGLPKTAARPPEGSPEESSSWGVAQEPAGRPCSLLKPISWDPEDFEDTWKRPDTLPGQSRRLAVPYKLEMMRTLEHGESVLAVAVSSFTRHVFTCSRGGVKVWSLTGQVAKDRFPETHLPVQTPGAYLRACLLSSNSRTLLTGGCNLAGVSVWDLAAPSLHVKDELPCGGLTCQALAANPDDNLAFSGFSSGTVRIWDLRDHSVVRDLTGYPNGAKSIVVKDHNIWTGGLDGFLRCWDQRMVKKPLEYRFESQANGG is encoded by the exons ATGACCTCTATGGACCAGACCAGCCCGACTACCCTTAAAGGAACTTCG CGTCATCCTGGGATTTCTACCTCCAAGAGCTCCCCGGCCCCGAGTTCCCAGGGCCTCCTAAACCTGATGGAACAGTTCTCCAG GTGTCCCCCACATTTGGCTGCAAAGTTGGAGAGCATTTGTTACTCG CTGCAGAGGGTGCAGGAGGATCTTGAAGGCCACCACAAGCAG ATAGGCAACATCTTACAGATGGTGGAGAGCTGTGGCGAGCACCAGGAGTCCCCGTCCACGGGG GTGGCCCAGATCCCACCTGCTGAGCCCACCCCGCCTGACACTGCCCCGCACCTGGAGGCCAAGACCCCGCAGGAGTGGAACTTCAGAGAGGTCCTGGCCACGAGGTCATCCGACTGGCTCTGGTGGCCCTTCGGAGCAGGAGCCGAGCAGGAGACTCGGCTGTCCTGGGACCGTCAACCCCGGTTTTGGCAAGATATTCTGACCGAGCGACTCTGGCAGATTTTTGCTGGTGTCCACAATGAGACCAAAGACCTGGCCCGTGACA TGACAGAGCAGGCGCCAGGGCTG GAAAGCGAGGGCCCGGGTTCATGTGAGTCGGAAGCAGAGCCGGGTACAGAAGAGGCCTCGAGTCACCACG CTCCTGGCCTGCCCAAGACCGCCGCTAGGCCCCCTGAGGGCTCCCCAGAGGAGAGCAGCAGCTGGGGTGTGGCCCAG gagCCTGCTGGGAGACCCTGTTCCCTTCTGAAGCCCAT aTCCTGGGATCCAGAGGACTTCGAGGACACATGGAAGAGGCCAGACACCTTGCCCGGGCAATCCAGGCGGCTGGCTGTGCCGTACAAGCTGGAGATGATGCGGACGCTGGAACACGGGGAGTCCGTGCTCGCTGTGGCCGTCAGCAGCTTCACGCGGCACGTGTTTACCTGCAGCAGGGGCGGCGTCAAGGTGTGGAGCCTGACTGGCCAGGTGGCCAAGGACAGGTTCCCCGAGACCCACCTGCCTGTACAG ACCCCAGGGGCCTACCTGCGCGCCTGCCTGCTCTCGTCCAACAGCAGGACGCTGCTCACGGGCGGCTGCAACCTGGCCGGCGTGAGCGTGTGGGACCTGGCGGCGCCCTCCCTGCACGTGAAGGACGAGCTGCCCTGTGGGGGTCTCACCTGCCAGGCCCTGGCTGCCAACCCCGATGACAACCTGGCCTTCAGCGGCTTCAGCAGTGGCACAGTCAGGATCTGGGACCTGCGGGATCACAGCGTGGTCAG GGACTTGACGGGCTACCCGAACGGTGCCAAGAGCATCGTGGTCAAAGACCACAACATCTGGACGGGGGGGCTGGACGGCTTTCTGCGGTGCTGGGACCAGCGGATGGTGAAGAAGCCCCTGGAGTACAGATTCGAGTCTCAG GCCAATGGTGGGTGA
- the TLE6 gene encoding transducin-like enhancer protein 6 isoform X1: protein MVESCGEHQESPSTGVAQIPPAEPTPPDTAPHLEAKTPQEWNFREVLATRSSDWLWWPFGAGAEQETRLSWDRQPRFWQDILTERLWQIFAGVHNETKDLARDMTEQAPGLESEGPGSCESEAEPGTEEASSHHAPGLPKTAARPPEGSPEESSSWGVAQEPAGRPCSLLKPISWDPEDFEDTWKRPDTLPGQSRRLAVPYKLEMMRTLEHGESVLAVAVSSFTRHVFTCSRGGVKVWSLTGQVAKDRFPETHLPVQTPGAYLRACLLSSNSRTLLTGGCNLAGVSVWDLAAPSLHVKDELPCGGLTCQALAANPDDNLAFSGFSSGTVRIWDLRDHSVVRDLTGYPNGAKSIVVKDHNIWTGGLDGFLRCWDQRMVKKPLEYRFESQIMSLSHSPQEDWVLLGMANGQQWLQDTHGGQTHMVGSSGGTILGLKFSPFGQWWVSVGMDDVSIHSMPVGTMVFQVPETSSVMCCDVSSNNRLVVTGSGDHASVYQVTY, encoded by the exons ATGGTGGAGAGCTGTGGCGAGCACCAGGAGTCCCCGTCCACGGGG GTGGCCCAGATCCCACCTGCTGAGCCCACCCCGCCTGACACTGCCCCGCACCTGGAGGCCAAGACCCCGCAGGAGTGGAACTTCAGAGAGGTCCTGGCCACGAGGTCATCCGACTGGCTCTGGTGGCCCTTCGGAGCAGGAGCCGAGCAGGAGACTCGGCTGTCCTGGGACCGTCAACCCCGGTTTTGGCAAGATATTCTGACCGAGCGACTCTGGCAGATTTTTGCTGGTGTCCACAATGAGACCAAAGACCTGGCCCGTGACA TGACAGAGCAGGCGCCAGGGCTG GAAAGCGAGGGCCCGGGTTCATGTGAGTCGGAAGCAGAGCCGGGTACAGAAGAGGCCTCGAGTCACCACG CTCCTGGCCTGCCCAAGACCGCCGCTAGGCCCCCTGAGGGCTCCCCAGAGGAGAGCAGCAGCTGGGGTGTGGCCCAG gagCCTGCTGGGAGACCCTGTTCCCTTCTGAAGCCCAT aTCCTGGGATCCAGAGGACTTCGAGGACACATGGAAGAGGCCAGACACCTTGCCCGGGCAATCCAGGCGGCTGGCTGTGCCGTACAAGCTGGAGATGATGCGGACGCTGGAACACGGGGAGTCCGTGCTCGCTGTGGCCGTCAGCAGCTTCACGCGGCACGTGTTTACCTGCAGCAGGGGCGGCGTCAAGGTGTGGAGCCTGACTGGCCAGGTGGCCAAGGACAGGTTCCCCGAGACCCACCTGCCTGTACAG ACCCCAGGGGCCTACCTGCGCGCCTGCCTGCTCTCGTCCAACAGCAGGACGCTGCTCACGGGCGGCTGCAACCTGGCCGGCGTGAGCGTGTGGGACCTGGCGGCGCCCTCCCTGCACGTGAAGGACGAGCTGCCCTGTGGGGGTCTCACCTGCCAGGCCCTGGCTGCCAACCCCGATGACAACCTGGCCTTCAGCGGCTTCAGCAGTGGCACAGTCAGGATCTGGGACCTGCGGGATCACAGCGTGGTCAG GGACTTGACGGGCTACCCGAACGGTGCCAAGAGCATCGTGGTCAAAGACCACAACATCTGGACGGGGGGGCTGGACGGCTTTCTGCGGTGCTGGGACCAGCGGATGGTGAAGAAGCCCCTGGAGTACAGATTCGAGTCTCAG ATAATGAGCCTGTCTCACAGCCCCCAGGAAGACTGGGTGCTACTGGGCATGGCCAACGGGCAGCAGTGGCTTCAGGACACCCACGGGGGCCAGACACACATGGTGGGGTCCAGTGGTGGCACCATCTTGGGTCTCAAGTTTTCCCCTTTTG GCCAATGGTGGGTGAGTGTCGGCATGGACGACGTCAGCATCCACAGCATGCCCGTGGGCACGATGGTGTTCCAG gtaCCCGAGACCTCCTCCGTGATGTGTTGCGACGTGTCTTCCAACAACCGCCTGGTCGTCACGGGCTCCGGGGACCATGCCTCAGTGTACCAGGTCACCTACTGA